From the genome of Miscanthus floridulus cultivar M001 chromosome 10, ASM1932011v1, whole genome shotgun sequence, one region includes:
- the LOC136485469 gene encoding uncharacterized protein, with the protein MELKSSASTRRNSFHGVGAAAASTGGGRRGSGSSVFEPTFSDPLCSHNLKEASEFVSSSFPMATLARSSSSSNGHGRHHEATTTTSSSSSSSAAASAQRRRGGEPQQQAVAVPATPGRPLQFFTSPAHHHHSQLVAPRRSVPSKWEDAEKWLRQSSDSDHGNGSGNGKAAFSRQRSSGLGHRGGAGGDDEKRAAMTVRRSVDALRDAHSLALYTPPAEVLLKDKFTDNEEPSKESFVFRSSYCEPVPVKGSAVGADDDHQRRDVGTEMTPLGSSCHTPLKSTSPVRHNTPASRSGPLVPYTGGMDILELADCHLAKLDLGARFDAMLVNWSSKEEEEEEVSKSLRHFEATVGAGAAGGPACDKRGGGDCRWDDDDRAKSCIRYQREEAKIQAWINLESAKAEAQSRKLEVKIQKMRSNLEEKLMRRMTTVHRRAEEWSATAQAQHLQQLRRAAADNTRRLRATSHHRHLPGSDAPSCACFPCSSNNNNVVSGNLLNYY; encoded by the exons ATGGAGCTCAAGTCCTCGGCCTCAACAAGAAGA AACTCATTCCATGGagtaggagcagcagcagcatcaaccggaggaggaagaagaggaagtggAAGCAGCGTGTTCGAGCCCACGTTCAGTGACCCGCTCTGCAGCCACAACCTGAAGGAGGCCTCCGAGTTCGTCAGTTCCTCCTTCCCCATGGCCACCCTcgccaggagcagcagcagcagcaacggcCACGGGCGCCATCAcgaggccaccaccaccacctcgtcgtcgtcgtcgtcctccgcgGCGGCCTCGGCTCAGAGGCGGAGGGGAGGAGAGCCGCAGCAGCAGGCCGTGGCCGTCCCGGCGACACCGGGGCGGCCGCTGCAGTTCTTCACGAGCCCTGCGCACCACCACCACAGCCAGCTCGTCGCACCCAGGAGGTCCGTGCCGTCCAAGTGGGAGGACGCCGAGAAGTGGCTGCGGCAGTCGTCGGATTCTGACCACGGCAACGGAAGCGGTAATGGCAAGGCTGCCTTTTCCAGGCAGCGGAGCAGCGGGCTCGGACACCGAGGCGGCGCCGGAGGCGACGACGAGAAGAGGGCGGCCATGACGGTGAGGAGGTCCGTGGATGCGCTCCGGGATGCCCACTCGCTCGCGCTGTACACGCCGCCGGCAGAAGTGCTCCTCAAAG ACAAGTTCACCGACAACGAGGAGCCGTCCAAAGAGAGCTTCGTGTTCCGGAGCTCGTACTGCGAGCCGGTGCCGGTGAAGGGCTCGGCGGTGGGCGCCGACGACGACCACCAGCGGAGGGACGTTGGCACGGAGATGACGCCGCTGGGCAGCTCGTGCCACACGCCGCTCAAGAGCACGTCTCCGGTGCGGCACAACACGCCGGCGAGCCGGTCAGGGCCGCTGGTGCCGTACACCGGCGGGATGGACATCTTGGAGCTGGCGGACTGCCACCTCGCCAAGCTGGACCTGGGCGCGCGGTTCGATGCCATGCTTGTCAACTGGAgctccaaggaggaggaggaagaggaggtgtcCAAGAGCCTCAGGCACTTCGAGGCCACCGTCGGCGCCGGAGCCGCCGGCGGGCCAGCTTGCGATAAACGCGGCGGCGGTGACTGCCGTTGGGATGACGATGACAGGGCCAAGAGCTGCATCAG GTATCAGAGGGAAGAGGCAAAGATCCAGGCTTGGATTAACCTGGAGAGCGCCAAGGCTGAAGCACAATCAAGAAAGCTGGAG GTGAAGATTCAGAAGATGCGGTCGAACCTGGAGGAGAAGCTGATGCGGCGGATGACGACTGTGCACCGGCGCGCCGAGGAGTGGAGCGCCACGGCGCAGGCGCAGCACCTCCAGCAGCTGCGGCGCGCGGCCGCCGACAACACCCGGCGGCTCAGGGCCAcgagccaccaccgccacctgccgGGCAGCGACGCGCCCTCCTGTGCCTGCTTCCcctgcagcagcaacaacaacaacgtcGTCAGCGGCAACCTCCTTAACTATTACTAG